The Cyclopterus lumpus isolate fCycLum1 chromosome 6, fCycLum1.pri, whole genome shotgun sequence genome contains a region encoding:
- the LOC117732230 gene encoding S-adenosylhomocysteine hydrolase-like protein 1 isoform X4, whose translation MKKVYSLVTVTKAKDQEAVQSICIKPIQFTDQKQEFNKRTSNTGHRSLPHSISQSSTDSYGSVCSDSSEDGSSPRDKPRRTSKGLSDFCIKNIKQAEFGRREIIIAQQEMPALMILRKGAGGEKPLAGAQVVGCTHITAQTAVLIETLSVLGAQCRWAACNIFSTQNAVAAALAEGGTPVFAWRGESEDDFWWCIDRCVGAETWQPNMIMDDGGDLTHWIHKKHPSLFKNIKGIVEESVTGIYRLYQMSKAGRLCVPAINVNDSVTKQKFDNLYCCKESILDGLKRTTDIMFGGKQVVVCGYGEVGKGCCAALKALGAVVYVTEVDPICALQACMDGFRVNKLSEVARQVDMVVTCTGNKSVVRREHLDRMKDGCILCNMGHSSTEIDLVSLRTAELRWERMRPQVDHVIWPDGKRIVLLAEGRLLNLSCSTVPSFVLSITATTQALALIELYSAPEGRYKQDVYLLPKKMDEYVASLHLPTFDAHLSEVTDEQAKYLGISKHGPFKPNDYR comes from the exons ATGAAGAAAGTGTACAGTCTAGTGACCGTAACTAAAGCCAAGGACCAGGAGGCAGTGCAGTCCATCTGCATCAAG CCAATACAGTTCACTGACCAGAAGCAAGAATTCAACAAGCGTACCTCCAACACTGGTCATCGCTCTTTGCCTCATTCCATCTCACAGTCGTCTACAGATAGCTACGGTTCAG TGTGCAGTGACAGCTCAGAGGATGGGTCCTCGCccagagacaagccacggaggaCCTCCAAGGGCCTCTCTGACTTCTGCATCAAAAACATCAAACAGGCGGAATTTGGACGCAGAGAAATAATAATCGCACAGCAAG AAATGCCAGCACTAATGATCCTGAGGAAAGGAGCAGGTGGGGAGAAGCCTCTGGCTGGAGCCCAAGTGGTGGGCTGCACGCACATCACTGCACAGACCGCG GTGTTGATTGAGACTCTGTCTGTGTTGGGAGCTCAGTGTCGCTGGGCGGCCTGTAACATCTTCTCCACTCAGAACGCTGTGGCTGCAGCTCTGGCTGAAGGAG GCACCCCAGTGTTTGCATGGAGAGGAGAATCAGAGGACGACTTCTGGTGGTGTATTGACCGATGTGTCGGTGCTGAGACCTGGCAGCCCAACATG ATTATGGATGATGGAGGCGACCTGACCCACTGGATCCACAAGAAGCACCCGAGCCTGTTCAAGAACATCAAAGGCATCGTGGAGGAAAGTGTGACAGGAATCTATCG GTTATACCAGATGTCAAAGGCCGGCAGGCTGTGTGTCCCGGCTATTAACGTTAACGACTCGGTGACAAAACAGAAATTCGACAACCTGTACTGCTGCAAGGAGTCCATACTGGACGG GTTGAAGAGAACCACTGACATCATGTTTGGAGGAAAACAGGTGGTGGTGTGTGGATATGGGGAG GTTGGCAAAGGTTGCTGTGCTGCCCTGAAAGCGTTGGGCGCCGTGGTGTACGTCACGGAAGTGGATCCCATTTGTGCCCTTCAGGCCTG CATGGATGGCTTCAGAGTGAATAAACTTAGTGAAGTGGCCCGACAGGTAGACATGGTCGTCACCTGCACAG gcaATAAAAGTGTGGTGCGAAGGGAACATCTGGACAGAATGAAGGACGGCTGCATACTCTGCAACATGGGACACTCCAGCACCGAGATAGATTTG GTGAGTCTGCGGACTGCAGAGCTGAGGTGGGAGCGTATGAGGCCGCAGGTGGACCATGTTATCTGGCCTGATGGCAAGAGAATCGTACTGCTGGCTGAG GGCCGTTTGCTGAATCTGAGCTGCTCCACGGTGCCCTCATTTGTCCTCTCCATCACCGCCACAACTCAG GCTCTGGCTCTCATAGAGCTGTACAGCGCTCCAGAAGGACGATACAAACAGGACGTCTACCTGCTGCCAAAGAAGATGG ATGAATATGTGGCTAGTCTTCACCTGCCGACGTTTGATGCTCACCTCTCGGAGGTGACTGATGAACAGGCCAAGTACCTGGGCATCAGCAAACATGGACCCTTCAAACCCAACGACTATAGGTGA
- the LOC117732230 gene encoding S-adenosylhomocysteine hydrolase-like protein 1 isoform X2 yields the protein MAEKGDQTGSCWEDMPDEYPEPHVVNGKAEEEYTNHQSVKCSPNLLQMLKAAESRKTAQGRDRDGWSVPEESETGELVTEALKTDMPIQFTDQKQEFNKRTSNTGHRSLPHSISQSSTDSYGSVCSDSSEDGSSPRDKPRRTSKGLSDFCIKNIKQAEFGRREIIIAQQEMPALMILRKGAGGEKPLAGAQVVGCTHITAQTAVLIETLSVLGAQCRWAACNIFSTQNAVAAALAEGGTPVFAWRGESEDDFWWCIDRCVGAETWQPNMIMDDGGDLTHWIHKKHPSLFKNIKGIVEESVTGIYRLYQMSKAGRLCVPAINVNDSVTKQKFDNLYCCKESILDGLKRTTDIMFGGKQVVVCGYGEVGKGCCAALKALGAVVYVTEVDPICALQACMDGFRVNKLSEVARQVDMVVTCTGNKSVVRREHLDRMKDGCILCNMGHSSTEIDLVSLRTAELRWERMRPQVDHVIWPDGKRIVLLAEGRLLNLSCSTVPSFVLSITATTQALALIELYSAPEGRYKQDVYLLPKKMDEYVASLHLPTFDAHLSEVTDEQAKYLGISKHGPFKPNDYR from the exons ATGGCAGAGAAAGGGGACCAGACAGGATCCTGCTGGGAGGACATGCCTGATGAATATCCTGAACCTCATGTGGTGAAtggaaaggcagaggaggaataCACCAATCATCAGTCGGTCAAATGCAGCCCCAACCTGCTGCAGATGCTTAAGGCAGCAGAGAGCAGGAAGACAGCTCAGGGTCGGGACAGAGACGGGTGGTCTGTCCCAGAGGAGTCTGAGACAGGAGAGCTGGTGACTGAAGCGCTGAAGACTGACATG CCAATACAGTTCACTGACCAGAAGCAAGAATTCAACAAGCGTACCTCCAACACTGGTCATCGCTCTTTGCCTCATTCCATCTCACAGTCGTCTACAGATAGCTACGGTTCAG TGTGCAGTGACAGCTCAGAGGATGGGTCCTCGCccagagacaagccacggaggaCCTCCAAGGGCCTCTCTGACTTCTGCATCAAAAACATCAAACAGGCGGAATTTGGACGCAGAGAAATAATAATCGCACAGCAAG AAATGCCAGCACTAATGATCCTGAGGAAAGGAGCAGGTGGGGAGAAGCCTCTGGCTGGAGCCCAAGTGGTGGGCTGCACGCACATCACTGCACAGACCGCG GTGTTGATTGAGACTCTGTCTGTGTTGGGAGCTCAGTGTCGCTGGGCGGCCTGTAACATCTTCTCCACTCAGAACGCTGTGGCTGCAGCTCTGGCTGAAGGAG GCACCCCAGTGTTTGCATGGAGAGGAGAATCAGAGGACGACTTCTGGTGGTGTATTGACCGATGTGTCGGTGCTGAGACCTGGCAGCCCAACATG ATTATGGATGATGGAGGCGACCTGACCCACTGGATCCACAAGAAGCACCCGAGCCTGTTCAAGAACATCAAAGGCATCGTGGAGGAAAGTGTGACAGGAATCTATCG GTTATACCAGATGTCAAAGGCCGGCAGGCTGTGTGTCCCGGCTATTAACGTTAACGACTCGGTGACAAAACAGAAATTCGACAACCTGTACTGCTGCAAGGAGTCCATACTGGACGG GTTGAAGAGAACCACTGACATCATGTTTGGAGGAAAACAGGTGGTGGTGTGTGGATATGGGGAG GTTGGCAAAGGTTGCTGTGCTGCCCTGAAAGCGTTGGGCGCCGTGGTGTACGTCACGGAAGTGGATCCCATTTGTGCCCTTCAGGCCTG CATGGATGGCTTCAGAGTGAATAAACTTAGTGAAGTGGCCCGACAGGTAGACATGGTCGTCACCTGCACAG gcaATAAAAGTGTGGTGCGAAGGGAACATCTGGACAGAATGAAGGACGGCTGCATACTCTGCAACATGGGACACTCCAGCACCGAGATAGATTTG GTGAGTCTGCGGACTGCAGAGCTGAGGTGGGAGCGTATGAGGCCGCAGGTGGACCATGTTATCTGGCCTGATGGCAAGAGAATCGTACTGCTGGCTGAG GGCCGTTTGCTGAATCTGAGCTGCTCCACGGTGCCCTCATTTGTCCTCTCCATCACCGCCACAACTCAG GCTCTGGCTCTCATAGAGCTGTACAGCGCTCCAGAAGGACGATACAAACAGGACGTCTACCTGCTGCCAAAGAAGATGG ATGAATATGTGGCTAGTCTTCACCTGCCGACGTTTGATGCTCACCTCTCGGAGGTGACTGATGAACAGGCCAAGTACCTGGGCATCAGCAAACATGGACCCTTCAAACCCAACGACTATAGGTGA
- the LOC117732187 gene encoding ubiquitin-conjugating enzyme E2 H-like, with protein MSSPSPGKRRMDTDVVKLIESKHEVTILSGLNEFVVKFHGPPGTSYEGGVWKVRVDLPDKYPFKSPSIGFMNKIFHPNIDEASGTVCLDVINQTWTALYDLTNIFESFLPQLLAYPNPIDPLNGDAAAMYLHRPEDYKHKIKEYIQKYATEEALKEQEERRGDSSSESSMSDFSEDEAQDMEL; from the exons ATGTCGTCTCCAAGTCCGGGCAAGAGGCGAATGGATACCGACGTGGTGAAACT CATTGAGAGTAAGCATGAGGTCACCATCCTCAGTGGACTGAACGAATTTGTGGTCAAGTTCCACGGACCGCCTGGAA CATCGTACGAAGGAGGTGTCTGGAAGGTCCGAGTTGACCTACCAGATAAATATCCCTTCAAATCCCCTTCAATAG GATTCATGAATAAAATCTTTCATCCAAACATTGATGAAGC GTCAGGAACCGTGTGCTTAGATGTCATCAACCAGACATGGACAGCTCTTTACG ACCTCACCAACATCTTTGAGTCGTTCCTCCCTCAGCTGCTCGCCTACCCCAATCCCATTGATCCTCTGAACGGGGACGCAGCTGCCATGTACCTGCACCGACCGGAGGACTATAAACACAAGATCAAAG AGTACATCCAGAAGTACGCCACAGAGGAGGCTCtcaaggagcaggaggagagacggggcgactcctcttcTGAGAGCTCCATGTCGGACTTTTCGGAGGACGAGGCTCAGGACATGGAGTTGTAG
- the LOC117732396 gene encoding muscarinic acetylcholine receptor M2-like yields METLNFSHTTNISSGNNTSLFSGSPYSTVEIVLIILVAGSVSLITIIGNILVMLSIKVNRNLQTVNNYFLFSLACADLIIGVCSMNFYTVYIVIGYWPLGAVVCDLWLAVDYVVSNASVMNLLIISFDRYFCVTKPLSYPARRSTKMAGLMIAAAWVLSFILWAPAILFWQFIVGGRTVPPGECYIQFFSNPAVTFGTAIAAFYLPVAIMIHLYWRISKASRSRMTRDSRKTSGTSLGGPSHSQEEGCERQNNCITTREAQVEAKDGKEKERLHKQNGSGPCQEERTAQVDSTEGNASTSKDTVAPASLQRGSNGGKKTNQTPSPENSAVDRQSLAAKTLFKVTKQSAVAKWKRKGISSREKKVTRTIMAILVAFVATWTPYNVMVLINTFCSICIPNSLWTIGYWLCYINSTINPACYALCNATFKNTFKHLLLCQYKNIRTAR; encoded by the exons ATGGAGACTCTGAATTTCTCCCACACCACCAACATCAGCAGTGGTAATAACACCAGCCTCTTCTCTGGAAGCCCGTACTCGACTGTGGAGATTGTTCTCATCATCCTGGTGGCTGGATCTGTGAGTCTGATCACCATCATTGGAAACATCCTGGTCATGCTGTCTATaaag GTAAACAGGAACCTGCAGACTGTCAAcaactacttcctgttcagcCTGGCCTGTGCAGACCTTATTATTGGGGTGTGCTCCATGAACTTCTACACTGTGTATATAGTGATAGGCTACTGGCCTCTGGGAGCAGTGGTGTGTGACCTGTGGTTAGCTGTTGATTATGTTGTCAGCAACGCCTCAGTCATGAACCTGCTCATCATTAGTTTTGACCGTTACTTCTGTGTCACCAAACCGCTCAGCTACCCGGCCCGCCGCAGCACCAAGATGGCAGGTCTGATGATTGCTGCGGCCTGGGTCTTGTCCTTCATCCTCTGGGCTCCAGCCATTTTGTTTTGGCAGTTCATTGTGGGTGGGAGAACCGTGCCGCCAGGTGAGTGCTACATCCAGTTCTTCTCTAATCCTGCCGTGACGTTTGGGACAGCCATAGCAGCTTTTTACCTCCCAGTGGCCATCATGATCCACCTCTACTGGCGCATATCCAAGGCCAGCCGCAGCCGCATGACAAGGGACAGCAGGAAAACTTCAGGTACCAGTCTGGGAGGCCCCTCCCACAGCCAGGAGGAGGGTTGTGAGCGCCAGAACAACTGCATCACAACAAGAGAAGCGCAGGTGGAGGCTAAAGatggaaaagagaaggaaaggcTGCATAAGCAGAATGGAAGTGGGCCCTGTCAGGAGGAAAGAACTGCCCAGGTGGACTCTACAGAGGGCAACGCATCAACGTCTAAGGACACGGTGGCGCCGGCTTCATTACAGAGAGGTTCCAATGGTGGGAAAAAGACGAATCAAACACCTTCTCCAGAAAACTCAGCAGTTGACAGACAAAGTCTGGCCGCAAAGACACTGTTTAAG gtgACAAAGCAGAGTGCTGTGGCAAAGTGGAAAAGGAAGGGCATTTCTTCCAGGGAGAAAAAGGTGACCCGCACCATCATGGCCATCTTGGTTGCTTTTGTTGCCACATGGACACCGTACAACGTGATGGTCCTGATCAACACCTTCTGCTCCATCTGCATCCCAAACTCCCTCTGGACCATCGGCTACTGGCTCTGCTACATCAACAGCACCATCAACCCAGCCTGCTACGCTCTCTGCAACGCCACCTTCAAAAACACCTTCAAGCACCTGCTCCTGTGCCAGTACAAGAACATACGTACGGCGCGATGA
- the LOC117732230 gene encoding S-adenosylhomocysteine hydrolase-like protein 1 isoform X3: protein MKKVYSLVTVTKAKDQEAVQSICIKPIQFTDQKQEFNKRTSNTGHRSLPHSISQSSTDSYGSVCSDSSEDGSSPRDKPRRTSKGLSDFCIKNIKQAEFGRREIIIAQQEMPALMILRKGAGGEKPLAGAQVVGCTHITAQTAVLIETLSVLGAQCRWAACNIFSTQNAVAAALAEGGTPVFAWRGESEDDFWWCIDRCVGAETWQPNMIMDDGGDLTHWIHKKHPSLFKNIKGIVEESVTGIYRLYQMSKAGRLCVPAINVNDSVTKQKFDNLYCCKESILDGLKRTTDIMFGGKQVVVCGYGEVGKGCCAALKALGAVVYVTEVDPICALQACMDGFRVNKLSEVARQVDMVVTCTGNKSVVRREHLDRMKDGCILCNMGHSSTEIDLVSLRTAELRWERMRPQVDHVIWPDGKRIVLLAEGRLLNLSCSTVPSFVLSITATTQALALIELYSAPEGRYKQDVYLLPKKMDEYVASLHLPTFDAHLSEVTDEQAKYLGISKHGPFKPNDYRY from the exons ATGAAGAAAGTGTACAGTCTAGTGACCGTAACTAAAGCCAAGGACCAGGAGGCAGTGCAGTCCATCTGCATCAAG CCAATACAGTTCACTGACCAGAAGCAAGAATTCAACAAGCGTACCTCCAACACTGGTCATCGCTCTTTGCCTCATTCCATCTCACAGTCGTCTACAGATAGCTACGGTTCAG TGTGCAGTGACAGCTCAGAGGATGGGTCCTCGCccagagacaagccacggaggaCCTCCAAGGGCCTCTCTGACTTCTGCATCAAAAACATCAAACAGGCGGAATTTGGACGCAGAGAAATAATAATCGCACAGCAAG AAATGCCAGCACTAATGATCCTGAGGAAAGGAGCAGGTGGGGAGAAGCCTCTGGCTGGAGCCCAAGTGGTGGGCTGCACGCACATCACTGCACAGACCGCG GTGTTGATTGAGACTCTGTCTGTGTTGGGAGCTCAGTGTCGCTGGGCGGCCTGTAACATCTTCTCCACTCAGAACGCTGTGGCTGCAGCTCTGGCTGAAGGAG GCACCCCAGTGTTTGCATGGAGAGGAGAATCAGAGGACGACTTCTGGTGGTGTATTGACCGATGTGTCGGTGCTGAGACCTGGCAGCCCAACATG ATTATGGATGATGGAGGCGACCTGACCCACTGGATCCACAAGAAGCACCCGAGCCTGTTCAAGAACATCAAAGGCATCGTGGAGGAAAGTGTGACAGGAATCTATCG GTTATACCAGATGTCAAAGGCCGGCAGGCTGTGTGTCCCGGCTATTAACGTTAACGACTCGGTGACAAAACAGAAATTCGACAACCTGTACTGCTGCAAGGAGTCCATACTGGACGG GTTGAAGAGAACCACTGACATCATGTTTGGAGGAAAACAGGTGGTGGTGTGTGGATATGGGGAG GTTGGCAAAGGTTGCTGTGCTGCCCTGAAAGCGTTGGGCGCCGTGGTGTACGTCACGGAAGTGGATCCCATTTGTGCCCTTCAGGCCTG CATGGATGGCTTCAGAGTGAATAAACTTAGTGAAGTGGCCCGACAGGTAGACATGGTCGTCACCTGCACAG gcaATAAAAGTGTGGTGCGAAGGGAACATCTGGACAGAATGAAGGACGGCTGCATACTCTGCAACATGGGACACTCCAGCACCGAGATAGATTTG GTGAGTCTGCGGACTGCAGAGCTGAGGTGGGAGCGTATGAGGCCGCAGGTGGACCATGTTATCTGGCCTGATGGCAAGAGAATCGTACTGCTGGCTGAG GGCCGTTTGCTGAATCTGAGCTGCTCCACGGTGCCCTCATTTGTCCTCTCCATCACCGCCACAACTCAG GCTCTGGCTCTCATAGAGCTGTACAGCGCTCCAGAAGGACGATACAAACAGGACGTCTACCTGCTGCCAAAGAAGATGG ATGAATATGTGGCTAGTCTTCACCTGCCGACGTTTGATGCTCACCTCTCGGAGGTGACTGATGAACAGGCCAAGTACCTGGGCATCAGCAAACATGGACCCTTCAAACCCAACGACTATAG GTATTAA
- the LOC117732230 gene encoding S-adenosylhomocysteine hydrolase-like protein 1 isoform X1: MAEKGDQTGSCWEDMPDEYPEPHVVNGKAEEEYTNHQSVKCSPNLLQMLKAAESRKTAQGRDRDGWSVPEESETGELVTEALKTDMPIQFTDQKQEFNKRTSNTGHRSLPHSISQSSTDSYGSVCSDSSEDGSSPRDKPRRTSKGLSDFCIKNIKQAEFGRREIIIAQQEMPALMILRKGAGGEKPLAGAQVVGCTHITAQTAVLIETLSVLGAQCRWAACNIFSTQNAVAAALAEGGTPVFAWRGESEDDFWWCIDRCVGAETWQPNMIMDDGGDLTHWIHKKHPSLFKNIKGIVEESVTGIYRLYQMSKAGRLCVPAINVNDSVTKQKFDNLYCCKESILDGLKRTTDIMFGGKQVVVCGYGEVGKGCCAALKALGAVVYVTEVDPICALQACMDGFRVNKLSEVARQVDMVVTCTGNKSVVRREHLDRMKDGCILCNMGHSSTEIDLVSLRTAELRWERMRPQVDHVIWPDGKRIVLLAEGRLLNLSCSTVPSFVLSITATTQALALIELYSAPEGRYKQDVYLLPKKMDEYVASLHLPTFDAHLSEVTDEQAKYLGISKHGPFKPNDYRY, from the exons ATGGCAGAGAAAGGGGACCAGACAGGATCCTGCTGGGAGGACATGCCTGATGAATATCCTGAACCTCATGTGGTGAAtggaaaggcagaggaggaataCACCAATCATCAGTCGGTCAAATGCAGCCCCAACCTGCTGCAGATGCTTAAGGCAGCAGAGAGCAGGAAGACAGCTCAGGGTCGGGACAGAGACGGGTGGTCTGTCCCAGAGGAGTCTGAGACAGGAGAGCTGGTGACTGAAGCGCTGAAGACTGACATG CCAATACAGTTCACTGACCAGAAGCAAGAATTCAACAAGCGTACCTCCAACACTGGTCATCGCTCTTTGCCTCATTCCATCTCACAGTCGTCTACAGATAGCTACGGTTCAG TGTGCAGTGACAGCTCAGAGGATGGGTCCTCGCccagagacaagccacggaggaCCTCCAAGGGCCTCTCTGACTTCTGCATCAAAAACATCAAACAGGCGGAATTTGGACGCAGAGAAATAATAATCGCACAGCAAG AAATGCCAGCACTAATGATCCTGAGGAAAGGAGCAGGTGGGGAGAAGCCTCTGGCTGGAGCCCAAGTGGTGGGCTGCACGCACATCACTGCACAGACCGCG GTGTTGATTGAGACTCTGTCTGTGTTGGGAGCTCAGTGTCGCTGGGCGGCCTGTAACATCTTCTCCACTCAGAACGCTGTGGCTGCAGCTCTGGCTGAAGGAG GCACCCCAGTGTTTGCATGGAGAGGAGAATCAGAGGACGACTTCTGGTGGTGTATTGACCGATGTGTCGGTGCTGAGACCTGGCAGCCCAACATG ATTATGGATGATGGAGGCGACCTGACCCACTGGATCCACAAGAAGCACCCGAGCCTGTTCAAGAACATCAAAGGCATCGTGGAGGAAAGTGTGACAGGAATCTATCG GTTATACCAGATGTCAAAGGCCGGCAGGCTGTGTGTCCCGGCTATTAACGTTAACGACTCGGTGACAAAACAGAAATTCGACAACCTGTACTGCTGCAAGGAGTCCATACTGGACGG GTTGAAGAGAACCACTGACATCATGTTTGGAGGAAAACAGGTGGTGGTGTGTGGATATGGGGAG GTTGGCAAAGGTTGCTGTGCTGCCCTGAAAGCGTTGGGCGCCGTGGTGTACGTCACGGAAGTGGATCCCATTTGTGCCCTTCAGGCCTG CATGGATGGCTTCAGAGTGAATAAACTTAGTGAAGTGGCCCGACAGGTAGACATGGTCGTCACCTGCACAG gcaATAAAAGTGTGGTGCGAAGGGAACATCTGGACAGAATGAAGGACGGCTGCATACTCTGCAACATGGGACACTCCAGCACCGAGATAGATTTG GTGAGTCTGCGGACTGCAGAGCTGAGGTGGGAGCGTATGAGGCCGCAGGTGGACCATGTTATCTGGCCTGATGGCAAGAGAATCGTACTGCTGGCTGAG GGCCGTTTGCTGAATCTGAGCTGCTCCACGGTGCCCTCATTTGTCCTCTCCATCACCGCCACAACTCAG GCTCTGGCTCTCATAGAGCTGTACAGCGCTCCAGAAGGACGATACAAACAGGACGTCTACCTGCTGCCAAAGAAGATGG ATGAATATGTGGCTAGTCTTCACCTGCCGACGTTTGATGCTCACCTCTCGGAGGTGACTGATGAACAGGCCAAGTACCTGGGCATCAGCAAACATGGACCCTTCAAACCCAACGACTATAG GTATTAA